Part of the Pelorhabdus rhamnosifermentans genome, ATAGCTATTGCAGTTGGTAAATTCGGTGGTAACATGACAATTGAAAATGCAATCAAAATGGTAACTTCTTTAGTTGTTTATTTAGGCTTATTCGTTTGGTATGCAAAACAAATGAAAAAAAGAAATATTGAATTAGCAGCAAAAAAACAAAATTAAATGTTTTAAGCGAATAAAGAAAGTGGGATAACGATGAAATTAAAAAATACGAAAGAACTGATTTTAGATGCACAGAAGAACGGCTATGCTGTTCCGGCATTTAATATTCATAACCTTGAAACGATTCAAGCCGTTTTAGAAACGTGTGAACAATTAAAATCCCCGGTTATTTTGGCAGCTACTCCATCTACAGTAGATTATGCCAACAAAGAATATCTCATTGCAATTGTGCAAGAAGCAATGGAAAAAGTAACAATTCCGCTTGCTTTTCATCTGGATCATTTTGAAAATGTAAAAGAGATCAAATCAACGGTCGCAAAAGGCTGCCGTTCTGTCATGATTGATGCATCGAAACATCCGTTTGAAGAAAATATTGCAATTGTAAAAGATGTCGTGGAGTTTGCACATGCTTGTGGTGCTACTGTAGAAGCAGAATTGGGTAAGCTTGGAGGTCAGGAAGACAATATTAAAGTCAATGAAAAAGACGCATTTTTTACTGATCCGAGTGAAGCCGTTGACTTTGTGAAACGGACAGGAATTGATACCTTGGCTGTAGCAATTGGAACCGCACATGGCTTGTATAAAAAAGAACCAAAATTAGATTTTGAACGTCTGGATAAAATACGTCAGGTTATTGATATTCCGCTGGTATTGCATGGCGCTTCGGGTGTTCCATTTAAGGCGGTACAACAAGCGATAAAGTTAGGCATTTGTAAAGTCAATATTGCTACGGAATTGAAGATTCCATTCTCGTCTGCAATAAAAGACTATTTTAATAAACATCCGGATGCTTCTGATCCAAGAAAATATTTAGTCCCTGCGAAAGAAGCAATGGCCAAAGTTGTAGAAGAAAAAGTAAAAATGTGCAAGAGTGCTCAGCGAGGTTGACTATGATTACAGTACTTACACTGAATCCATCTATTGACCGTTCCTATGTGTTGGATGATTTCGTAATCGGAAAAGTTCAACGTGCTAAAAGTGTCATTGCCACAGCAGGCGGAAAGGGACTCAATGTTTCAAGGGTTGTCCATTGTCTCGGAGGAAAGGTCTGCTGCTTGGGATTTTTGGGCGGTTTTACCGGAGGTTTTATTAAGAAAGAAATTGAGGCAGCGGGATTAATCAATCACTTTACTCCAATTCATGGAACATCTCGAATTTGTATGAATTTTAGAGAGAAAAATGGAACTTCTACTGAGTTGCTTGAAACCGGACCGGAAATTATGCCGGATGAAATGAAGCAATTTGAACAAGAATTACAGACTGTATTAAAGGATACAAAAATTCTAGTTGCTTCAGGCAGTTTGGCTCAAGGGGTTCCAACAGATTATTATGGAAAAATCTCCAAAATTTGTTCAGAGCAGAATATAAAGTTTATTTTGGATTCTTCAGGTGAAAGCTTGCGCGTAGCAATCAAAGATAGACCATTTCTGATAAAACCTAACCAAGAAGAACTCGAATATATTACAGGAATCTCTGTTAAAACTGATGAAGATGTATTTTTAGCTTCTTCAAAGGTTTTGGAAATGGGAGCGGAAAATGTCTGTG contains:
- a CDS encoding tagatose bisphosphate family class II aldolase; amino-acid sequence: MKLKNTKELILDAQKNGYAVPAFNIHNLETIQAVLETCEQLKSPVILAATPSTVDYANKEYLIAIVQEAMEKVTIPLAFHLDHFENVKEIKSTVAKGCRSVMIDASKHPFEENIAIVKDVVEFAHACGATVEAELGKLGGQEDNIKVNEKDAFFTDPSEAVDFVKRTGIDTLAVAIGTAHGLYKKEPKLDFERLDKIRQVIDIPLVLHGASGVPFKAVQQAIKLGICKVNIATELKIPFSSAIKDYFNKHPDASDPRKYLVPAKEAMAKVVEEKVKMCKSAQRG
- the pfkB gene encoding 1-phosphofructokinase; this translates as MITVLTLNPSIDRSYVLDDFVIGKVQRAKSVIATAGGKGLNVSRVVHCLGGKVCCLGFLGGFTGGFIKKEIEAAGLINHFTPIHGTSRICMNFREKNGTSTELLETGPEIMPDEMKQFEQELQTVLKDTKILVASGSLAQGVPTDYYGKISKICSEQNIKFILDSSGESLRVAIKDRPFLIKPNQEELEYITGISVKTDEDVFLASSKVLEMGAENVCVSLGKQGMMLNGSLGRFFVHIPAVKAVNTVGCGDSLVAGLAYALHEDYNILEMLKFASGCGISNALHKGVGQIDPVQVASFAKQVTIIPYVNIK